Proteins encoded by one window of Flavobacterium sp. N502540:
- a CDS encoding ABC transporter ATP-binding protein: MSNLLEVHKVVKQYGDYVALNEVSLNVPKGSIYGLLGPNGAGKTSLIRIINQITLPDGGEVILDGEKLQPKHIQHIGYLPEERGLYTSMKVGEQCLYLAQMKGLSKAEAKLQLEYWFDRLGIQGWWNKKIQELSKGMAQKIQFVVCVLHKPKLLIFDEPFSGFDPVNANVIKDEILALKEQGATIIFSTHRMESVEELCDHIALIHKSNKLIEGKVSDVKRQFRTNSFEVGILTDNVEGLMYDITQKFTVSPASFKSLNDDLKLDIQIGNAAPNELLHLLTQRGQVTHFVEKIPSINDIFIQTVTG; encoded by the coding sequence ATGAGCAACTTACTCGAAGTACATAAAGTCGTAAAACAATACGGTGATTATGTAGCGCTTAACGAAGTTTCATTAAATGTGCCAAAAGGTAGTATTTATGGACTACTTGGTCCCAATGGAGCCGGAAAAACTTCCCTGATCCGAATTATAAATCAAATTACTTTACCTGACGGTGGTGAAGTGATTTTGGATGGAGAAAAATTACAGCCCAAACACATACAACATATTGGTTATCTTCCTGAAGAAAGAGGATTGTATACTTCGATGAAAGTTGGAGAGCAATGTTTGTATCTGGCTCAAATGAAAGGACTTTCTAAAGCTGAGGCAAAATTACAATTGGAGTATTGGTTTGATCGTCTTGGAATTCAGGGCTGGTGGAACAAGAAAATTCAGGAGCTTTCTAAAGGAATGGCGCAAAAAATTCAGTTTGTGGTATGTGTGCTGCACAAGCCTAAATTGCTGATTTTTGACGAGCCCTTCTCGGGATTTGATCCTGTGAATGCAAATGTAATCAAAGATGAAATCTTGGCACTTAAAGAACAGGGGGCTACCATTATTTTTTCGACACATCGTATGGAAAGTGTAGAAGAACTTTGTGATCATATTGCCTTAATTCATAAATCAAATAAACTGATTGAAGGAAAAGTAAGTGATGTAAAGCGCCAATTCCGAACCAATAGTTTTGAAGTGGGAATTTTAACGGATAATGTAGAAGGCCTGATGTATGATATTACACAAAAATTCACCGTGTCGCCGGCAAGTTTTAAATCCTTAAATGACGATCTGAAATTGGATATTCAAATTGGAAACGCAGCACCAAATGAGTTATTGCATTTACTAACGCAACGCGGACAGGTTACCCATTTTGTAGAAAAAATACCAAGCATAAACGATATTTTTATTCAAACAGTAACGGGATAG
- the dnaJ gene encoding molecular chaperone DnaJ: MKKDFYEILGISKNADAAEIKKAYRKSALKYHPDKNPGDKEAEENFKLAAEAYEVLSDPNKKAKYDQYGHQAFDGSGGFGGGHGGMNMDDIFSQFGDIFGGGFGGFGGGGGGGPRRAKGSNLRIKVKLTLEEIANGVEKKVKVKRKVQAKGVTYKTCSTCNGQGQVMRVTNTILGRMQSASTCPACGGSGQILDKRPSEADAQGMVLEDETVSIKIPAGVVDGMQLKVSNKGNDAPGNSIPGDLIVAIEELEHEFLKREGENIHYDLYISFPEAVLGVSKDIEAINGKVRIKLEEGIQSGKILRLKGKGIPSINGYGNGDLLVHVNVWTPKTLNKEQKQFFENALNDDHFIPSPEKSEKSFFEKVKDMFS, from the coding sequence ATGAAAAAAGATTTTTACGAAATACTAGGCATTTCAAAAAATGCTGACGCTGCCGAAATTAAAAAAGCTTATAGAAAAAGTGCATTAAAATATCATCCGGATAAAAATCCGGGCGACAAAGAGGCAGAAGAAAACTTTAAATTAGCGGCAGAAGCTTATGAAGTACTAAGCGATCCGAACAAAAAAGCGAAATACGATCAGTACGGACATCAGGCTTTTGATGGTTCTGGCGGATTTGGCGGTGGTCACGGCGGTATGAATATGGATGACATTTTCAGCCAGTTTGGTGATATTTTTGGAGGTGGATTTGGTGGTTTCGGCGGAGGCGGAGGCGGTGGCCCTCGTCGTGCTAAAGGAAGTAATCTTCGAATTAAAGTTAAACTGACTTTAGAAGAAATTGCAAATGGTGTTGAGAAAAAAGTAAAAGTAAAACGTAAAGTTCAGGCTAAAGGAGTTACCTATAAAACATGTTCGACTTGTAACGGTCAGGGACAGGTAATGCGTGTAACCAACACTATTTTAGGAAGAATGCAATCTGCGTCAACTTGTCCTGCTTGTGGCGGGTCTGGTCAGATTTTAGATAAAAGACCATCTGAAGCGGATGCACAGGGAATGGTTTTGGAAGACGAAACTGTTTCAATCAAAATCCCTGCGGGAGTGGTAGATGGCATGCAGTTAAAAGTTTCTAATAAAGGAAATGATGCCCCGGGAAACAGTATTCCTGGTGATTTAATTGTTGCTATTGAAGAATTGGAACACGAGTTTCTGAAACGTGAAGGCGAAAACATTCATTACGATTTATACATCAGTTTCCCGGAAGCCGTTTTAGGAGTTTCTAAGGATATCGAAGCGATTAATGGAAAAGTTCGTATCAAATTAGAAGAAGGAATTCAGTCCGGAAAAATCTTAAGATTAAAAGGAAAAGGTATTCCAAGTATCAATGGTTACGGAAATGGAGATTTGTTAGTTCACGTAAATGTATGGACGCCAAAAACGTTGAACAAAGAGCAAAAACAATTTTTTGAAAATGCACTTAACGACGATCACTTTATTCCTAGCCCTGAAAAATCAGAAAAATCATTTTTTGAAAAGGTAAAAGATATGTTTTCATAA
- a CDS encoding nucleotide exchange factor GrpE codes for MKFKNIFKNKSNMTTENTEFDQELDDVTLENNANGEQLIVEELSVEEQLAQDLAKEKDKFLRLFAEFENYKKRTSKERIDLFKTANQDVLLAMLPVLDDFDRAIVEINKSEDETLTKGVELIHEKLKNTLVSKGLEQVELKAGDAFDADFAEAITQIPAPSEKLKGKIVDVIEKGYKLGDKIIRFPKVVIGN; via the coding sequence ATGAAGTTTAAGAATATTTTTAAAAATAAAAGTAATATGACTACGGAAAATACAGAATTCGATCAGGAATTAGATGATGTAACGTTAGAGAACAACGCCAACGGTGAGCAGTTAATTGTTGAAGAATTAAGTGTTGAAGAGCAATTGGCTCAAGACTTGGCAAAAGAAAAAGATAAGTTTTTGAGACTATTTGCTGAATTCGAAAATTACAAAAAAAGAACTTCAAAAGAGCGTATCGATTTGTTTAAAACTGCAAATCAAGATGTTTTATTGGCCATGTTGCCAGTTTTAGATGATTTTGACAGAGCTATAGTAGAGATCAATAAATCGGAAGATGAAACTTTGACAAAAGGAGTTGAATTGATTCATGAAAAATTAAAAAATACTTTAGTTTCTAAAGGTTTAGAGCAAGTTGAATTAAAAGCAGGTGATGCTTTTGATGCTGATTTTGCTGAGGCAATTACCCAAATTCCGGCTCCGTCTGAGAAATTAAAAGGGAAAATTGTTGATGTTATCGAAAAAGGGTACAAATTAGGAGACAAAATTATTCGTTTCCCTAAAGTTGTTATCGGGAACTAA
- the hisS gene encoding histidine--tRNA ligase: protein MASKPSIPQGTRDFSPAEVSKRQYIIQVIKHNFEKFGFQPIETPSFENSDTLMGKYGEEGDRLIFKILNSGNFFYNKSKIELPKSIEQLQAVSADKITIAERVELNSFTKQISEKALRYDLTVPFARYVVQHQNEIEFPFKRYQIQPVWRADRPQKGRFREFFQCDADVVGSKSLWQEVELVQLYDTVFTALGLEGVTIKINNRKILSGIAEVIGASDKLIDFTVALDKLDKIGEDGVKKEMIENGISEEALVKVQPLFSFTGTFADKINQLSHLLAASEEGMKGVEELKFICDNVATLGLSTATLDLDVTLARGLNYYTGAIFEVAAPKSVSMGSIGGGGRYDDLTGIFGLKNMSGVGISFGLDRIYLVLEELQLFPETVSATSKALFINYGDAEALYASQAIQKLRQENIKVELYPDNVKVGKQFQYADKRLIPFAVIAGDQEIASNSYSLKNLVTGEQITVDFEGLKNALLA from the coding sequence ATGGCTTCAAAACCAAGCATACCACAAGGAACAAGAGATTTTTCACCAGCGGAGGTGTCAAAACGTCAATATATTATTCAGGTTATCAAACATAATTTTGAGAAATTTGGCTTTCAGCCGATTGAAACCCCCTCATTTGAAAATTCAGATACTTTGATGGGGAAGTATGGGGAAGAAGGAGATCGTTTGATTTTTAAAATATTAAATTCAGGAAATTTTTTCTACAATAAAAGTAAAATTGAACTGCCAAAATCTATCGAGCAGCTTCAGGCTGTTTCTGCTGATAAAATTACTATTGCAGAAAGAGTTGAATTAAATTCGTTTACAAAACAAATTTCTGAAAAAGCATTGCGTTATGACTTAACAGTTCCGTTTGCGAGATATGTGGTGCAGCACCAGAATGAAATCGAGTTTCCGTTTAAAAGATATCAGATTCAGCCGGTTTGGAGAGCTGATCGTCCACAAAAAGGGCGTTTTAGAGAGTTTTTCCAGTGTGATGCCGATGTGGTGGGCTCAAAATCGTTGTGGCAGGAAGTAGAACTGGTGCAATTGTACGATACCGTTTTTACTGCATTAGGTTTAGAAGGAGTAACCATTAAAATCAATAACAGAAAAATTTTATCCGGAATTGCTGAGGTGATTGGTGCTTCTGATAAATTAATTGATTTTACGGTGGCTCTTGATAAACTGGATAAAATTGGTGAAGATGGTGTGAAAAAAGAGATGATAGAGAATGGTATTTCTGAAGAAGCATTGGTAAAAGTGCAGCCTCTTTTTAGTTTTACCGGAACTTTTGCGGATAAAATCAATCAGCTTTCCCATTTATTAGCTGCGTCAGAAGAAGGAATGAAAGGTGTGGAGGAGCTTAAATTTATTTGTGACAATGTGGCAACTTTAGGATTGTCGACAGCTACTTTAGATTTAGATGTGACTCTTGCTCGTGGATTAAACTATTATACCGGAGCCATTTTCGAAGTAGCGGCTCCGAAATCAGTTTCGATGGGTTCTATCGGAGGTGGAGGAAGATACGACGATTTGACGGGTATTTTTGGTTTGAAAAATATGAGTGGTGTTGGAATTTCTTTCGGACTAGATCGTATTTATTTAGTTTTAGAAGAATTACAGTTGTTCCCGGAAACTGTTTCGGCGACTTCAAAGGCATTGTTTATTAATTACGGAGATGCAGAGGCTTTGTATGCATCGCAGGCCATTCAGAAATTACGTCAGGAAAATATAAAAGTAGAGCTTTATCCGGATAATGTAAAAGTAGGGAAACAGTTTCAATATGCTGATAAAAGACTGATTCCTTTCGCGGTAATTGCAGGAGATCAGGAAATCGCTTCAAATTCGTATTCACTTAAAAACCTGGTAACTGGCGAGCAGATTACGGTAGATTTTGAAGGATTGAAAAATGCTTTGCTGGCTTAG
- a CDS encoding GyrI-like domain-containing protein, with amino-acid sequence MKTIKIYAVMLLVFAVLPFTAQSQKQSKTMDNSTIQKFYVIGIATRTINEKGKSAVDIEALWTRFWGEEIQKQIPNKISDDIYAVYRDYETDFNGAYTLIIGSRVSILENVPKGFVGITIETDVYQKYISKGKMPEAVFNTWLEIWQDKSLNRAYKSDFTIHGRKYYDGNNAEVETYISILH; translated from the coding sequence ATGAAAACAATTAAAATTTACGCTGTAATGTTACTCGTATTTGCAGTTTTACCTTTCACAGCTCAATCACAAAAACAATCAAAAACAATGGACAATTCAACTATTCAGAAATTTTACGTAATTGGCATAGCAACAAGAACTATAAATGAAAAAGGAAAGTCTGCCGTAGACATAGAAGCGTTATGGACAAGATTTTGGGGTGAAGAAATTCAAAAACAAATACCAAATAAAATCAGTGATGATATTTATGCTGTTTACAGGGATTACGAAACAGATTTTAACGGGGCGTATACGTTAATTATAGGCTCCCGCGTAAGTATATTAGAAAATGTTCCAAAGGGTTTTGTGGGGATAACAATTGAAACCGATGTTTACCAAAAGTACATTTCAAAAGGTAAAATGCCTGAAGCTGTTTTTAATACATGGCTCGAAATATGGCAGGATAAAAGTTTGAATAGGGCTTACAAGTCAGACTTTACTATTCATGGGAGAAAGTATTATGATGGAAATAATGCTGAGGTCGAAACGTATATTTCAATACTACATTAG
- a CDS encoding helix-turn-helix transcriptional regulator, with amino-acid sequence MNDSDLKRLSRLTAILIVLQTKRLLTASELAEKFLISKRTIYRDIKALEQAGVPILTEEGKGYTLMDGYKIPPVMFSESEANALITAEQLVLKNKDASFVKEYTAAISKIKSVLRNNTKDKANLLSNRIVSGLNNNNDRTSNNLSTLQLALTNFNLVRIKYFSPDNNQTTNRVIEPFAMYTFDENWLLIAFCRLRKDYRAFRLDRIADLTVEDEVFEPHKITFEEYFDRTRKKCLPPLP; translated from the coding sequence ATGAACGATAGTGATCTGAAAAGGCTTTCACGTCTTACAGCAATCCTGATAGTATTGCAGACTAAAAGACTTTTGACGGCCAGTGAATTGGCTGAAAAATTTTTAATTAGTAAAAGAACAATTTATAGAGATATCAAAGCTTTGGAACAAGCAGGAGTTCCTATTTTGACAGAAGAGGGAAAAGGCTATACACTAATGGATGGTTATAAAATTCCGCCCGTAATGTTCTCCGAAAGCGAAGCCAATGCTTTGATTACTGCTGAGCAATTGGTTTTGAAGAATAAAGATGCTTCGTTTGTAAAAGAATACACAGCAGCCATTAGCAAGATAAAATCTGTACTTCGAAACAATACAAAAGACAAAGCCAATCTGCTTTCAAATCGTATTGTTTCCGGGCTGAATAATAACAATGATCGGACAAGTAATAATTTGTCTACTCTTCAATTGGCGTTGACAAACTTTAATCTTGTCCGTATAAAATATTTTTCACCGGATAATAATCAAACAACCAATCGTGTAATAGAGCCCTTTGCTATGTATACTTTTGATGAGAATTGGTTGTTAATTGCATTTTGCAGATTAAGGAAGGATTACAGGGCTTTTCGTTTAGATCGTATTGCAGATTTGACGGTGGAGGATGAAGTATTTGAGCCGCATAAAATTACTTTTGAAGAATATTTTGACCGCACCAGAAAAAAATGTCTTCCACCCTTGCCATAA